CCCGGTGAGGCCCTCGACGCCACCTACTATGTCGAGAAGCAGGTGATCCCCGCCGCGATGCGGGTCCTCGCGGTCCTCGGGGTGACGGAAGAGGCGCTGCGCGGCGACCCGGAGCCCGCGAAGCAAACGTCCCTTCTCGAATTCCCGTGACGGAGGGAGGGTCTTCCCGAGACGGAGGGAGGGTCGACCGCCGCGCAGAGAACGGTAAAGCGGCCCGTCTCCACCCGAAACCCCGCAATTTCCAACAGTCTCCAATCGAAATCAAGGGGAGGGGGTACCCGAGGGCCGACGGGTCAACGCGTACCTTCAGCGATCCCTGGACAATGCCCTTAGGCCCTCACCGCCCGGTAGGCAGCCTTATGGTCCGCGGGCTCGAGGCGCAACGCCCCGCCTTCCACAGAAACGAAGGTGACGGGGGGCGCGCATACGCCGCCCGCGGAAGGGACGCGGGTGGGCAGGTGACGATTGCCGGCTGAGATGCAGAGGGAGGCTGCGTCGAGCGAGGATCCCCAGACGAAGAACTGGGAGCGCTTCCTCAAGACCTACTGCAAGGCCCGCGTGAACGAAGCGGCGCAGGCCTACCCGGCCAAGCGGTCCGTCGTCGTCTCGTTCTGGGACCTCGAGCGTCACGACCCGCAGCTTGCCGACTGGACGCTTCTCAGCCCCACGCAGAGCCTGCGCGCCGGGGAGGAGGCCCTGAAGAGCATCGACATGCCGGTCGACCCCCGCCCGAAGCTCCACCTGCGGCTCGAGAATCTCCCCGAATCGGCCCGCGTCGAGGTCCGCGACCTCCGCGGGGACCACATGGGGAAGATCATCGCCGTGAAGGGCCTCGTGAAGAAGGTCACCGAGGTGCGCCCGAAGATCCAGGACGCCCTCTACCAGTGCAAGGTCTGCGGATCGCTCATCCGCGAGTCGCAGGACGAGCACCTCGTCCTCAAGGAGCCGGTCGAGTGCTACGAGGACCAGGGCGGCTGCGGCCGCAGCGGCTCGTTCCGCCTCGTCCTCGACGAGGCGCGCGGCCAGCGCTCGTCGTTCATCGACACGCAGAAGATCGAGATCCAGGAAAGTCCCGAGAACATGCGCGGCGGCGAGCAGCCCCAGCGCCTCGTCATCTACGCGGAGGACGACCTCTGCGGCCTCGTCGCGCCCGGCGACCGCGTGACCGTGAACGGGATCCTCCGGTCCTCGGTCCGCAAGCAGGGCAACACGAAGAGCACGATCCTCGACATCCACCTCGAGTCCGTCTATCTCGAGATGGATCAGGAGGAGTACGACGAGGTCGAGATCACGCCGGAGGAAGAGGAGGAGATCCGCCGCGCAAGCCGCGATCCGGAGCTCTACCTGAAGATGCGCGCCTCGATCGCGCCCGAGATCTACGGCATGGAGGCCGAAAAGGAGGCCCTCCTCCTGCAGCTTTTCGGCGGCCTCGCGAAACGCCTCCCGAACGGCGGGCGTCTCAGGGGCGACATCCACATCCTGTTCGTGGGAGACCCGGGCGTCGCGAAGTCGCAGCTCATCCGCGAGATGTCGCGCCTCGCGCCGCGCGGCATCTATACCTCGGGCAAGTCCTCGTCAGCCGCCGGCCTCACCGCGGCGGCCGTCAAGGACGACTTCGGCGAAGGCCGCTGGACGCTCGAAGCGGGCGCGCTCGTGCTCGCGGACAAGGGTATCGCCTGCATCGACGAGATCGACAAGATGGACAAGAACGACCAATCGTCCATGCACGAGGCGATGGAGCAGCAGACGATCTCGATCGCGAAGGCCGGCATCTCCGCGACGCTCCAGTCCCGCTGCGCGATCCTCGGCGCCGCGAACCCGAAGCTCGGCCGCTTCGATCCGTTCCAGCCCATCACGGACCAGATCAACTTCCCGCCCGCGCTCCTGTCCCGCTTCGACTGCATCTTCGTCCTCACAGACAAGCCCGAGGCGGCGCGGGACGCGATGCTCGCGAGCCACATCCTCGAAGTCCATCGCGGCGGCGCGATGAACGAGAGCATCCGCAACCGCTCGGACTCGCCGTTCACGGTGGAGGACGTGCAACGCGCGCTCCGCAAGGTCGACCCCGCGATCGACTCGAAGTTCCTTCGCAAATACGTCGCCTTCGCGAAACGTTCCTGCTTCCCGGTCATCACGCAGGAGGCGAAGGAGAAGATCCGCGACTACTACGTCGGCCTGAGGCGGCAGGCGCAGGGCGAGAATGGCGGGCCCATTCCGCTCACGGCCCGACAGCTCGAAGCCTTCGTCCGCTTGTCCGAAGCCTCCGCGAAAGTCCGGCTCTCGGACGAGGCGAACGGCGAGGACGCGGACCGCGCGATCCGGATCGTCGAGTACTACCTCCGGAGGATCGCGGGCGGCGAGGGCGGTCTTTTGGACATCGACCTCGTGTCGAGCGGCGTGAGCCATAGCCAGCGCCAGGTGATCCCGATCATCGAGGAGACGATCCGCCGCCTCTCCGCCGGCACCGAGTTCGGCGCTCCGTTCGACGAGGTCCTCCGCGAGTGCGAGTCCCAGGGCGTGCCTCCGGACAAGACGCGCGACATCCTGAAGCGTCTCAAGCAGAACGGCACCATCTTCGAGCCCCGCTCGGAGCATTTCCGCCTCGCTTCGCGCTAGGAAGCCTTTATGGCGGAAATCGGCCTCCGAGGCCCCGTGGCCGCGCCGCGCTTCCGCATGAAGGTCCATCGCACCGGGCGGGAGGTCCTCGTCGCCGCGTCCGACGAGGAGCTCGTCGGCCGCGAGTTCCGCGAGGGAGACCTCAAGCTCCACGTCCACGAGAGCTTCTACGGGTCCGAGGGGACCGACGAGGGAACCCTCGTCAACCATCTGCGCGCGTGCACCATCGCGAACCTCGTCGGCGTGAACGTCATCACGGTCGCCGTCCGCCACGGTTTCATCGACCCCGACCACATCATCGAGATCGGCGGCATCCCGCACGCCCAGCTCGCGACGCTTTGAGGTCCGAACCATGAGCGACGCCCCGCGCCGGTCCACGATCCCCTGCGTCGCCTGCGGCCAGGCCGTCTCCGAGGACCTCGTGGACGGCCTCTGCCGGGCCTGCTTCGTCCTGAAGAACAGATTCTCCGCGATGCCCCAGAATGTCGACCTCGAGGTGTGCGTCCACTGCGGCGCGCGCAAGCGTGGCGAGATCTGGGTCGACGATACCTTGCCGTACGAGGCGACCATCGAGGCCGCCGTCGAGGAGGCCGTGAGCGTCGACCGGCGCGTGAAGGCCGCCGCCGTGGACGTCGAGCTCAAAGGCGAGGACCAGCGCAACTTCCTCGCGACGGTGAAGGTCGCGGGGTCGGCGGAAGGCATCGCCTTCGAGGAGATCCACACGCCGAGGGCGCGGGTGAAGAACGCGACGTGCCTGCGGTGCAGCCGCATCCAGGGCGGCTACTACGAAGCCGTCATCCAGCTCCGCGCGGAGGACCGCGACATCGACGACGAGGAGCTCGCGCGCGCACGCGCCGTCGCGTCCCGCGCGATCGAGCGCATCGTCGGGGACGGGGATCGCAACGCGTTCGTCCTCAAGGACGAGTTCCATCACGGCGGCCTCGACGTCTACGTGGGAACCATCAACGCCGCCCGCATCCTCGCGAAGGCGCTTTCGAACGAGATGGGCGGGCGCCAGCGCGAAAGCGCGAAGCTCGTCGGCCAGAAGGACGGCCGCGACATCTTCCGCCTCACCTTCCTCGTCAAGATCCCGAGCTACCGCGTCGGGGACTTCGTGCTCGTGGCCGAAAGGCCGCACCTCGTGACCGCGATCCAACAGAAGCGCGTGTCTCTCGGAGACCCCGTGACAGGCGCGATCCATTCGCGCGAGCGCGACGACCTCGAGCGCGTCACCGTCCTCGCGCGGCGGGAGGCGCGGGAGGCGGTCGTCGTCTCCGCGACCGGTTCCGAGCTGCAGCTTCTCGACCCGTGGACGTACGCGACCGTTTCCGTGCTCCGCCCGTCCTTCTTCGCGGGCGAGACGCCCGCGACCGTGCATGTCGCGCGGCACGAAGGCGAGCTGTTCGTCTTCCCGCCGCGCGCGAGCTAGTCCTCGGCCGCGAGATCTTTGACGATGCCCGCAAGCCTCGACGCGACGTGCTCGTTGATGGCGCGCCCGAGCTCCGCCGTCGCGCGCGACGGGTCGCCCCCGATGACGCCGGACGGGATGCGACCGCGGGTGTCGATCTCCACGCGGAACTCGGGAAACTTCGCGGGCGACGGGCCCGGCCGAGACGCGCGCACCGCGTCCGGCGCGATCGCGAGCACGCGCGACGTCTCGGCGGTCCCGGCGTGGCCGTCGTCCGCCGGCGCGGCGTTCGCGAGGGCCGTCCTTCGGAGCTCCGGCACGAGATCCCAATCGGAAAGGACGGCGATCTTCATGTTCCGGCCCTCCTCGAGGACCTCCTCGGCCGCGACCTTGAGCGCGCGCATGTGACCGCCGCCCGCGTGGCCCGACACGATCACGACCCGCCGGAGGGCGTTCCGATCGCATTCGCGGAGCACGTCGCGGGCGACCGCGCGCACGGTGTCGAAGGAGAGCGAGATCGTGCCCGGGAAGGGGCGCGTCGTCACGGCGTTTCCATATCGCAGGGGCGGGAGGACGAGGGCTCCGGTCCGCCGCGCGACCTCCGCGCACGTCCACTCGGCCTGGAGCGAATCCGTCGAAAGCGGAAGGTGCGGACCGTGCTCCTCCACGATGCCGATGGGCCAAAGGACGACCGTGCGGGGCGTGACCCGAGCCTCGAACTCGGGGAACGTGAGGCTGTCGAGTTCCACGGCCAGCGGAACACCGCCCGGTGACTTGAAACCGCCGCGCGGGAAACCTTGATGCCGCGCGATCGGATTGATGCGACGTGGACCGCACGGACCTCACGATCGCGCTTGCGGGCGCCGGAATCCTCACGATCGCGATCGCCGGGAGCGCGCTCACCGGGGCGACCCAAACCGCCGAAGGCCTCTTCCTCGTCGGTTTCGAGAGCCGCGATTCCCTGTTTTCCGAGCAAGCAACGGCGATCATGGCCTCGGGCGAGACGACCTTCGACGTGAGGCTCGACATTCCGAACACCACCTCGTTGACCTTCGTCGTGAGGGTCTCCGCGTTCTCGCCCCACGTCGCGACCGACGACATCCTCGTCACGGTCAAGGCGCCGAACGGGACGGAGATGACCGCCACCGCGAAACCGACGGCCCCCGTGCTCACCGGAACGCCCGTGGTGGCGACGCTCGCGATCGAAGTTCCCCTCGGGGTGGTCCCAGCCGACGGCGAGCGCCGCGCGACCGACGCGGACGCCGCCCTGCGCGACGCCGATACCGGGAACGCGACCGCGGGGCACGGGACGTGGCTCGTCGCGGTGCGAGTCACGCACGGCGGCCCGGACCCGACCGCGCGGCACCCGGTCGCGCTCGAGTCGACGGCGACGTCCTACGTCGGCCGCGCGACGCCCTCGGCCGCGGGCGCGAAGTGATCACGATTCCGCGTCTTCGTCGACGTCGCGCCGCCTCGATCGGGGAAGCGAGTGCTCCGGTCCCTTCTTCCGGACATCCTTCGCCTCCCGCTTGAGCGGGTTCGCCGGCGCCTGCGGCGCGCGGCGGCGGGCCGTTCCCGCCGCGTTTCCTCCCCGGCGGACCGGCTTCGGCGGCGCCGCCGCGCGCATCGGGGGCGCGTTGTCGTCCGCGGGAAGGCGATACGGGAGAAGCCTCACGCGCGCTTCCCGCTCGGCCGCGACGATGCGGGCCCCGTCGTTCTCGCCCACCAGGGTAAAGACGCGGCCGGCGCGGCCCGCGCGCGCGGTGCGGCCGGCGCGATGGACGTAGGCGTCGGCCTCCTCGGGCGCGTCGAAGTTCACGACGTGCGTGATGCCCGGAATGTCGAGACCGCGGGCCGCGACGTCCGTCG
Above is a genomic segment from Candidatus Thermoplasmatota archaeon containing:
- a CDS encoding minichromosome maintenance protein MCM, whose protein sequence is MQREAASSEDPQTKNWERFLKTYCKARVNEAAQAYPAKRSVVVSFWDLERHDPQLADWTLLSPTQSLRAGEEALKSIDMPVDPRPKLHLRLENLPESARVEVRDLRGDHMGKIIAVKGLVKKVTEVRPKIQDALYQCKVCGSLIRESQDEHLVLKEPVECYEDQGGCGRSGSFRLVLDEARGQRSSFIDTQKIEIQESPENMRGGEQPQRLVIYAEDDLCGLVAPGDRVTVNGILRSSVRKQGNTKSTILDIHLESVYLEMDQEEYDEVEITPEEEEEIRRASRDPELYLKMRASIAPEIYGMEAEKEALLLQLFGGLAKRLPNGGRLRGDIHILFVGDPGVAKSQLIREMSRLAPRGIYTSGKSSSAAGLTAAAVKDDFGEGRWTLEAGALVLADKGIACIDEIDKMDKNDQSSMHEAMEQQTISIAKAGISATLQSRCAILGAANPKLGRFDPFQPITDQINFPPALLSRFDCIFVLTDKPEAARDAMLASHILEVHRGGAMNESIRNRSDSPFTVEDVQRALRKVDPAIDSKFLRKYVAFAKRSCFPVITQEAKEKIRDYYVGLRRQAQGENGGPIPLTARQLEAFVRLSEASAKVRLSDEANGEDADRAIRIVEYYLRRIAGGEGGLLDIDLVSSGVSHSQRQVIPIIEETIRRLSAGTEFGAPFDEVLRECESQGVPPDKTRDILKRLKQNGTIFEPRSEHFRLASR
- a CDS encoding creatininase family protein, translating into MELDSLTFPEFEARVTPRTVVLWPIGIVEEHGPHLPLSTDSLQAEWTCAEVARRTGALVLPPLRYGNAVTTRPFPGTISLSFDTVRAVARDVLRECDRNALRRVVIVSGHAGGGHMRALKVAAEEVLEEGRNMKIAVLSDWDLVPELRRTALANAAPADDGHAGTAETSRVLAIAPDAVRASRPGPSPAKFPEFRVEIDTRGRIPSGVIGGDPSRATAELGRAINEHVASRLAGIVKDLAAED
- a CDS encoding NMD3-related protein translates to MSDAPRRSTIPCVACGQAVSEDLVDGLCRACFVLKNRFSAMPQNVDLEVCVHCGARKRGEIWVDDTLPYEATIEAAVEEAVSVDRRVKAAAVDVELKGEDQRNFLATVKVAGSAEGIAFEEIHTPRARVKNATCLRCSRIQGGYYEAVIQLRAEDRDIDDEELARARAVASRAIERIVGDGDRNAFVLKDEFHHGGLDVYVGTINAARILAKALSNEMGGRQRESAKLVGQKDGRDIFRLTFLVKIPSYRVGDFVLVAERPHLVTAIQQKRVSLGDPVTGAIHSRERDDLERVTVLARREAREAVVVSATGSELQLLDPWTYATVSVLRPSFFAGETPATVHVARHEGELFVFPPRAS
- a CDS encoding DUF424 family protein — its product is MAAPRFRMKVHRTGREVLVAASDEELVGREFREGDLKLHVHESFYGSEGTDEGTLVNHLRACTIANLVGVNVITVAVRHGFIDPDHIIEIGGIPHAQLATL